The following is a genomic window from Shewanella avicenniae.
CAAGTACGCTGCGCCACCTACAGCCATCAAGTAAACCGCTTTGTTTTTCTTGATTGATTCAACAGTTGCTTCACCGCGATCCGCTTTACCGATCATGCCCATCAGGCCAGCTTGCTCCAACATCAGGTCAGAGAACTTGTCCATACGGGTTGAGGTAGTCGGACCCGCTGGGCCAACCACTTCGTCACCTACTGCGTCAACTGGGCCAACGTAGTAAATGAAGCGATCTTTAAACTCAACCGGGAAGTCTTCACCGCGTGCCAGCATGTCTTGAATGCGTTTATGCGCCGCGTCACGACCAGTCAGGATTTTGCCTGACAGCAGTACAGTTTCCCCGGCTTTCCAGTCAGCTACGTCTGCCTTTTTCAGCTCGTTAACGTTAACGCGACGCACGTTTTCGCCCACTTCCCACGTTACTTCTGGCCAGTCTTCCAGTTTCGGTGGCGTCAGATCCGCAGGCCCCGTGCCATCTAAGTGGAAGTGCACGTGGCGAGTAGCCGCGCAGTTAGGAATAATGCACACAGGTTTAGAGGCTGCGTGCGTCGGTGCAGTTTTGATTTTGACGTCTAGGATGGTGGTCAAACCGCCCAGACCTTGCGCACCAATACCTAAGTCGTTGACGCGTTTGAAGATGTCTAGACGCAGTTTTTCTTCAGTAGTTTCCGCGCCTTTTGCCATCAGTTCGTGGATATCAACTGGGTCCATCAGCGCTTCTTTGGCCATCACGGCAGCTTTCTCTGCAGTACCGCCGATACCGATACCCAGCATGCCTGGTGGGCACCAACCAGCGCCCATTACAGGCACCATTTTTTCTACCCAAGCGGCGACGTCGTCAGATGGGTTCAACATCACCATCTTGGTTTTGTTTTCCGAGCCACCGCCTTTGGCGGCGATCATCACGTCAACTTTGTCACCTGGCACCATGTCGATATGCACGACAGCAGGACCGTTGGTTTTCGTGTTCTTGCGTGCGCCCGCAGGATCTGCAACAACAGACATACGCAGTGGATTAGTGGTGCTGCTGTAGGCGCGTTTGGTGCCTTCATCCACCATCTCTTGCACAGTCATGTCGCTATCCCACTGTACATTCATACCGATTTTTACGAAGCAGGTAACGATACCGGTATCTTGGCAGATTGGGCGCTTGCCTTCGGCAGACATGCGTGAATTGATCAGGATTTGCGCGATAGCATCTTTTGCTGCTTGGCTTTGTTCTGCGTGATAGGCTTTTTCCAGCGCTTTAACGAAGTCCAGTGGGTGATAGTAGGAGATGTATTGCAGTGCTTCTTCGATACTGTCGATGAAGTCAGCTTTTTTAATAATTGTCATGACGTTCCCTTTGCTCATTTGAAGAACTTAAGCACCGAAGCGCAGTGCCTCGGTGCTAAATTGCTTGATTAGTACAGACCGATCACTTTCCACCAGATACCACCGACAACGCCCCAAATCAGCAGTTGTGCGATACCCATGATTAAGCCCATGCCCCACCATTTAGGCAGTGACACGTGACCCGCACCAAACAGGATAGGTGCTGGACCAGTACCGTAGTGAGTACCACAACCCATCAGGTTAGATACGATACCGAAGATCAGCGCTGCCAATAGGCCAGGTGCACCCAGTTGTACTGCTACAGCCAAGAACACCGCATACAGTGCTGCTACGTGAGCCGTTGATGATGCAAAGGCGTAGTGGATGAAGAAGTAGATAACTACCAGTGCTGCCAGCGCGATTGGCCAATCAAGACCGGTCAGTGACGCTGCGATTGAACCACCGAACCATTTGATCAGTCCCAGTTTGTTCAGGAAGGTCGCCATCATTACCAGTGCAGAGAACCATGTCAGAGTGTTCCATGCGCCTTTTTCTTTCAGCACATCATCCCAGCTCAGTACGTTAGCGTTCACCAGAATAATCAGGCCAACCATTGCTGCAGTAGTACCGTTGATACCCAGTGTTTTACCGCCAATCCACAGCACGATAAGTGCGATGAAGGTGAACAGGGTGATCCACTCTGACATTTTCATTTTGCCCATGTCAGCCAGTGCTTTAGCAGCAATTTGTGGCGCTTGTGGTGTGGCAGTGATTTCAGGCTTGTTGATCAAGTAAGCGATCAATGGCATCGCCAACAGGGCAACAATCCCCGGTACGATGGCTGCTAATGCCCAACCGCCCCAAGTGATTTCAATGCCCATGTCGCCAGCTAATTTAGCTGCCAATGGGTTGGCCGCCATACCGGTCAGGAACATTGCGCCAGTGATGCAGGTACCGTGGAACACGGTGGTCATCAGGAAGCTGCCTAACTTTTTAGAGGTTCCATCTTCAGCGCGTGAACCGTAAGCATCTGCCACTGAGTTTGCCAGTGGGAATACAATACCGCCGGTACGTGCAGTGTTTGATGGAATTGCTGGTGCCAACAGGGTGTCGGTGATCAGCAGACCATAAGATAGCGTTAGCGTACGTTTGCCCATCAGCTTCATAAAGATGTAGCCGATACGTGCTCCCAAGCCACTCTTAATGAAGGCGCGAGAGATGAAGAATGCCATCACGATCAACCAGATGACGTGGTTTGAGAAACCGGTTAAGGCGTCTTTGATAGTCAGTGTGCCAGTGACCGCTGTGGCTGCAATACCACAAATCGCCACTGCACCCATTGGGATTGGTTCAAGAATCAAACCCAATACTGTGGCCACAAACACTGCCAACAAATGCCAAGCATTAGGATCTACCCCAGTTGGTACTGGAGTGAACCAGATACCGCACCCTACTGCTAGAATAACCAGCCATGAGACGAGTTTTTTATTCATGGTAAGCACCAATTACTGTAGTTAAAATAATGTACTAATTCGTTTGTTGTTACTTTTATCAGGCCGTTCAACCTGAGCCGCGTAATAACAGTAACTGAATGCTGGAATTAAATTGGCGAGCCTAATTCATAAGTAAATTAGTTTGGTTTTTGTGGTTTATTATGACTTTTGAAACTTATTGTTGCTTACGAAACAATAGTCGTGATACTAAGTTTTTGGTTGATATGTTTTATTTAAGATGATGAAAATTAATGATTATGTTGTTTTTATGTTGAGGTGCCTAACATCAGTGACGTGACTTCTAGCCGTTTGTAGCACTTTTTTATGTGATCTATATGAATAATACTTGATTAGATTACTCTGTCTTTAACTTAATATATGTATAAAAGTGTGAAGCGGATCGCTTGCTCGCTTATTTTGAACGTTATTAAACACTTTATGTAATTACTGATTATTTATTGCTTAGTTTTAATAACTGATAAAAATATAAACAATTTCATATTTAGCGTTTTATTCATTCAGGCCATTTTTTTACCGAATCTCATACGTTAATGGTATATAAAAGCGGGGGATTTGACCTGTGATGGCGAAACATGGGCCTTTTCACTGCAACCTTTCAACGCTGATTTTGCACTTGAATGTTGCTCCTGAGCGCAAACAATGTGATAAAGGGCCGCATCGCGTGCTAGGCCGCTTGCCGAATCTGCTGCGGCCAACATGTATGGTGCACGCTTCATGACAAATTTCATTTAAGGTTTGAAACGAAATGGACATTATTAAAGCGAGCTTGGCGGATGTGCCACGTATGTTGGCAATCTATCAGCATGCGCGCCAGTTTATGGCCGCTAATGGCAACGCCCAACAATGGGGCGATGGTTACCCAGCACAAGCTCAGCTGGAGCAAGATATTGCCAAAGGCCACAGCTATTTGTGTGTTGATAATGGCACTGTAATTGCCACTTTTTACTTTGCCATCGAAGAAGAGCCGACCTATCAGATGATTGAAGATGGCACGTGGCTAAATGCTCGGCCTTATGGGGTGTTGCATCGCATCGCAGTGCAAAGTGATAAAAAAGGTATCGCCACCTTCTGTCTCAATTGGTGCTTTGAGTTGGTGGGCAATATGCGCATCGACACCCATGAGCAAAATCTGCCGATGCGGCGGGTACTGGAAAAACTCGGCTATCAATATTGTGGCGTCATCTATGTGCGCGATGGTTCAGCGCGCTTGGCCTATCAAAAAAGCTAACCTCGATAAACGCGCATCAAGCGCTGCTAGACCTCAAACTGCGCAGCAATATGCGACACCAACTGCCGCTGCTGCACAATAAAGTTTTCAAATGCCTGTGCCGCCGGTGACAAATGGCGGCTACGCGGGTGCACTAAACACCAGCTTCTGACCAAAGGTAACTCCTTAATCGGCAACTCAATTAACGAGCCATCACGGAGTTCTCGGTAAACACAGTAGCGTGGCAACAGGGCAATCCCCAGCCCAGCACTGACCCCTTCGCGTTGTGCCTCGTGGGAGTTAAATTCAATCGTGTTGTCGAAATGAATATGCTTTTGGTGGAAAAACGCTTCGCAGGCTTTGCGGGTTCCTGAGCCGTGTTCTCGTCGCAGCAGGGTGAATTGTTGCAGCTCCTTGAGCGGCACGTCGCCGGGCATCTGGGTCAAAATATGGCCTGCCGGTACCACTGCCACAATCGGATTATTGAGAAACGGCATAAATTCTAAATCCAGATCGGCTGGCACGTCGGTCATGATCACCAAATCATCGCGGTTCTCATTTAAACGCTTAATGGTTTGGGCGCGATTAAATACATTGAGAATCGGGTAAATATTGGCGTGTTGCCGTTGAAACGCGGCAAGCAGATGCGGCAGCAGATATTTGGCACTGGATTCTGCGGCAATGCGAATTTCCCCCTGCAGTGTGCCGCGCAGTTCCGACAACTGCATATCCAACACATCAAACCGTTGAAACACATCGGCAGTGGTGGTCAGCAGATGATCGGCGGCGTCGGTGCGATACAGCTTCTTGCCAACATATTCAAATAAGCGTTGATCGAGCACATCTTCTAACTGGCGGATCTGCTGGCTCACCGCCGGTTGGGTTAAGCCCAGCAATTCAGCCGCACGACTATATGAACGTTGTTCGCACACAGTTTGAAACACTTGTAATTGTCGCAACGTAATCCGCATGTAGCTTTTTTGCACAATTTTACCTCAGCTATAACCAATAGCTTATGTTACGCAAAATAAATATTAATTTTAATTATTTTTGAATTCGAAGTAGTTTAAAACTACATCATAGAACTTTAACATTTTGTAACAGGGGAGTTACGTTTTGTGATCAAGAAAATCCTAATCGCCAACCGAGGCGAAATTGCAGTAAGAATTATCCGCGCCTGTGCCGAGATGGGGATTCGCTCAGTGGCGGTTTATTCAGATGCGGATCGACACGCGCTGCACGTAAAACGTGCCGACGAAGCTTATAGCTTGGGGGACGATCCATTAGCGGGTTATCTGAGTCCACAACGTTTAGTGAGTCTTGCAGTCGAAGTTGGCTGTGATGCCTTGCATCCTGGCTATGGCTTTTTGTCTGAAAATCCAGAGTTAGCCTTGCTCTGCGCCGAGCGTGGCATCAAATTTATTGGTCCAAACGCCGACATTATTCGTCGTATGGGCGATAAAACTGAAGCCCGTAGAACCATGATTGCCGCCGGCGTGCCAGTGACGCCGGGGACTGAAGGCAATCTGCGCGATCTTGAGCAAGCGCTAGAAGAAGCTGAGCGTATTGGCTATCCAGTGATGTTAAAAGCGACTTCCGGGGGCGGTGGTCGTGGTATTCGTCGTTGCGATAATCCAAAAGAGCTTGAGCAGTCTTATCCGCGAGTGATTTCAGAAGCCACTAAAGCCTTTGGTTCGGCTGAAGTGTTTTTGGAAAAATGCATCATCAATCCCAAACATATTGAAGCGCAGATCCTCGCCGACAGTCACGGTAACACTGTGCACCTGTTTGAGCGTGACTGCTCAATTCAACGCCGTAACCAAAAGCTGATTGAGATTGCACCAAGTCCGCAAATTACCCCTGAACAACGTGCTTATATCGGCAAAATGGCGGTGCGCGCCGCACAAGCGGTGAACTATGAAAACGCCGGTACGGTGGAGTTTTTGCTGGCGGGTGATGAAATCTACTTTATGGAGATGAACACTCGGGTACAGGTAGAGCACACCATTACTGAGCAGATCACCGGTATCGATATCGTGCGCGAGCAGATCCGTATCGCCTCAGGGGTGCCGCTGTCGGTCAAACAGGAAGATATCCATTACCAAGGCTTTGCGTTGCAGTTCCGTATTAACGCCGAAGATCCAAAAAATAACTTCTTCCCATCGTTTGGGCGTATTACTCGCTATTACGCGCCGGGTGGCCCAGGTGTACGCACCGATACGGCAATTTATACCGGCTACGTGATCCCGCCGTATTACGACTCCATGTGTCTTAAGTTGGTGGTGTGGTCACTCAACTGGGAAGACGCCTTGGATAGAAGTTTGCGTGCGCTCGACGATATGCGTCTGCAAGGCGTGAAAACTACTGCGACTTACTATCAACAAATCCTCCGTAACCCTGAGTTCCGCACTGGTGAGTTCAACACCAGCTTTGTGGAGTCGCATCCAGAGTTGTTGGATTACTCAGAAAAACGTGCGCCGGAGCAATTGGCGATCGCCATTGCCACTGCAATTGCCGCCTACGCGGGTCTGTAAAGGATGAAAGCTGGTGGCGTTAGCGACCAGTGGAGAGATAACAAAAATGAGCAAAAAAATCACTGTAACCGAAACTGTCTTGCGTGATGCCCACCAGTCATTGTTGGCAACGCGCATGCGTACTGAAGATATGCTGCCAATCTGTCCTAAGTTGGACAAGGTTGGTTTCTGGTCGCTCGAAGTGTGGGGCGGTGCGACCTTTGATGCCTGTTTACGTTTTCTGAAAGAAGACCCATGGGAGCGCTTGCGCAAACTGCGTGCAGCTCTGCCTAACACCCGTTTGCAAATGCTGCTGCGTGGGCAAAACTTGCTGGGTTACCGTCATTACAGCGATGACGTGGTTCGCGCCTTTGTTGAGCGCTCTGCGGCGAACGGCATGGACGTATTCCGCGTATTTGACGCGATGAACGACGTGCGTAACCTGAAAACCGCGGTAGAAGCGGTCAAAGAATCAGGCAAACATGCCCAAGGTACAATCTGCTACACCACCAGCCCGGTGCACACGGTTGAGAAGTTTGTCGCCCAAGCCAAAGAGATGGCCGCGATGGGCGTTGACTCGATCGCAGTAAAAGATATGGCCGGTTTGCTGACCCCATTTGCGACCGGTGAGCTGATCAAAGCATTAAAAGATAACGTTGATTTACCTGTGTTTTTGCACGCGCATGATACAGCCGGTGTGGCGGCAATGTGTCAGCTCAAAGCGATTGAAAACGGCGCCGATAACATCGACACCGCTATCGGTACCATGGCGTGGGGCACCAGCCATCCGGGCACTGAATCTATGGTGGCGGCACTGCGCGGCACTGAATATGACACCGGCTTAGATCTGGTGGCGTTGCAAGAGATCAGCACCTACTTTGCTGAAGTGCGTAAGAAATATCATCAATTTGAAAGCGCTTACACTGGCGTTGATACTCGCGTACAAGTGAACCAAGTGCCGGGCGGCATGATGTCCAACTTGGCCAACCAACTGAAAGAGCAGGGCGCGCTCAACCGTATTGACGAAGTGTTTGCTGAAATCCCTCGTGTACGTAAAGACTTAGGTTATCCGCCATTGGTAACACCTACCTCGCAAATCGTGGGTACCCAAGCGGTGTTTAACGTGCTGGCCGGTGAGCGTTACAAAACCATCACCAACGAAGTGAAGCTTTACCTGCAAGGGCGTTACGGCAAAGCACCAAGCCAGATGAACGTAGAGCTGCAACAACGTGCTATCGGTAAAGAAGAGATTATCGATGTGCGTCCAGCAGACCTGCTGGTGCCAGAGTTAGACGCATTGCGCGCCCAAGTGAGCGATCTGGCCACTTCAGAAGAAGATGTGCTGAGCTTTGCCATGTTCCCAGAAGTAGCGCGTCAGTTCCTTAGCGATCGTGCCAACGGCACCCTTGAGCCAGAACCGCTGTTGCCAATTGCCCAAGCAGGCTCCGCCGCCGGTGTTGAGAAGAAACAAGGCGTTCCGACCGAGTTTGTTATCGATGTGCACGGTGAAAGTTACCATGTGGATATCACTGGTATCGGCATCAAAGGGTCTGGCAAGCGCCATTTCTATATGTCGATTGATGGTTTGCCAGAAGAAGTGGTGTTTGAACCGCTGGGCGAATATGTCACCGATGGTACAGCTGAAAAACGTCGTCAAGCCAGCTTACCTGGTGATGTCACCACCTCAATGCCTGGCAACGTGGTGGATGTGTTAGTGCAGATTGGCGATAAAGTGACGGCTGGTCAGCCTGTACTGGTGACTGAGGCGATGAAGATGGAATCTGAAGTCACTGCGCCATTAGCGGGTACAGTTACTGCCATCAACGTTAAAAAAGGCGATCGCATTACTCCCGGTGATGTGCTGGTAGAGATTGAATAATCTTTAGCGTTACGTTAACGCATATAAAAACGCCCACAACCACTTGAAAGAGTACGTTGTGGGCGTTTTCGTATCAACGCTTAGCGATTATTGGCAGATATCGCCGTTAATTGCTGAGGCTTGACCGCTACCGTTACCGATAAAACCGAACTCAACGGTTTGTCCCGGCGCGATGGTTTTGTTCCATTCAAGGTTGCTGGCGTTGTATGGATTGTCCCCGTTCAGCAGTGCATTCCAGTTACTGCTGATAGTGCTGTTGTCGAGGAACGACCACGCTACCTGCCAGCCGCGAATGGCCACTTTACCTGTGTTGGTGATTTTCACTGCGCCTTGGAATCCGCCCGGCCAGCTGTTGGTCAACTGATAAGCACATTGCGCGGTCGGTTGATCAACTTGGCCGTTACCTGGATGCGGTTTAACTACTGGTGCTTGGCAGATGTCGCCAGTCACGTCAGTATCTTGGCCATCACCGCTGCCATTAAAGCCGACTTCGATGGTTTGCCCTGGTGCAATCTCTTTGTTCCAGCTGAGGTTTTTCACTGTGTAAGGGCCTTTGCCTTGCAGCTTGCCGTTCCACAGATTGGTGACGCTATCACCATTGTCATAACCCCAGTCGACTTGCCAACCTTTGATAGTCTCTTCAGATTGGTTAGTAATGCGGATAACCCCTTGGAAGCCACCTTGCCAGCGCTGAGTGATCTCATGTTGGCATAAGGCAGGTGCGTTATTAGCAATCAGCTTTAAGGTTGCGATGACGGGATCATGATCTGAGACGCGATATTGATCTGCCGCGTAGTAGTCCACCAGTTGCTGCGCTGATTTAGACTCAGTGTTGTAGTCCAAAATCGTTGGCTCGTCAGCGTTGATGTGCCAATCAGCAGCATCTACCGCGGTTTCCGCTAAGCCTGCAGAGACCAGAATATGGTCCATGTAGCCGAACAAACCGTCGAACTGGTATGAGTAACCTGCATCAGCTTGGAACTTGTTGATCAGATCGACAAAGCCTGCGTCAGTCAAGGTCGTGACTGGATCTTCTTTCGCGTAAGCGTTCAAATCACCGATAATCACTTTGTTTGGCTGTTGGCTTAAGGTTTCGTCAGTCGCAAACCATTGCAACAAGGCTTGAGCTTGCTGAACGCGCTTGGCGTTATAGCAGCTTTGGCCATCATTTTGGTCGGCGTCAGCGCCCTTGGCATTGCTACAACCTTTTGATTTAAAGTGGTTAACCACTACGGTGAACTGCTCATCACTGTTAACCAGTTTAAAGCCTTGTGCCATAGGTGGACGGCTAAACACACTATCAAGGTTCAGTTGTACGTCACCCACAGTGCTGACATTGGCTGGACGGTAAAGCATGCCCACAGTAATTTCATCAGTGCCGACTTTGCCGTTGGCATTGATGAAGGCATACGCGTTTTCACCCAGTTTGATGTTAACGCGTTTCACCAGATCGGCGATTGCGCTGTTGGCGTCAAAGCCGTCGTTTTCAATCTCCATCAGCCCGATGATGTCGGCATTGCTGGCGATGATTGCCGCGACAGTTTTGGCTACTTGGCGTTCATACTCTTCTGCAGTGTCTGCACCACGCGAGGTTGGGAAGCCTGCACCATTGCCGTCACCATTGAACAGGTTCAACACGTTCATGCTGGCAATAGACACATCACCCACGGCCACTGGCGGATGTTCTGGGCGGCTGTTGTTGGCAATAAATTGCGGTTCTTCGGTTGGGATCAAACGATACACGTCATAACTGAAATCAATGACGCCACGCAGGTTGGTGACCAAATCGCCTGTACGCAGGCTGTTAGCCGCAGACAAACCGCCAGTTGGATAACGTTGGCTGTCTGGATATGACTTGCTGTTGCCATCATCCAATACCAGTTGATCCAGCGCGTTCGCTTGTTGCAGTGCAATCGCTTCAGCAGAGCCCGGCTTGTACAGGTTGGTTGGGGTGAACAGACGCTTGCTCGACAAGGTCACTTCGCCATATTGACCGAGTGAATTGTTGTTGGTTACCATCAGGTCGCCATCAACAGTCACTAACATGCCTTCCAAACGTTCCATATCGGCTTTGGAGCTGAATGGCAGAGTAATGGCCAGCGGTGTGATGCTACCGCTACCACAGTTCAGCATGTCGCTCAGGGTGATTTCGGTTTTTTCGTGATATTCCGAAACTGCACCCATCACACGTACCACGCTGCCAACAGCTGGCATTGGTTGGCTACGGTTGTAGATGTAGATTGCTTCAGAGGTATTGGCATCACCATCTTCATCGGCGGCTTCTTCTTGCACGAAGAATGCTTTAGCGCCAGCGTTGACTGAGGTCACCACACCTTCAATGACCACTGTTTCACCCGCCAGTGGCGATACATCGCCATTACCTTGGATCGCGCTGATCAGCGTGGCATCCGCAGCACATTGGCCGAGGGTCAGTGGTTGCTCAGGCGGTGTTTCTGGCTCATTGCCGCCAGTGCCGTTATCACCACCCGTTCCGTTATCACTGCCATCACATTGGGCATCGCCATAGACTTCGCTAATCCATTCTGGATGGTCGATGTAAGGGTTACGGTTACCTTGGTATTGGTAGATGGCGTTGTTGCGCTTACGCTCGAAGTTATCGACAGGGTCTTGCTTGGCCCACTCTAGCATACGGCATAACAGCCCCAGCTCAGGGGCACCGCCACTGGTCAGATGGTTAACTAACACCAAATCAGGGGTGACATCGCCATTGCCTTCATAGCGGGTATCCATATACATCAGCATGCGGGCGACGTCGCCTTTTACGGCATCGCGCGGTTCAAATGAATCGCCGTCGATACGGTTTTGTGGATCTTCAGTTAACGGATTATCACTGTTATCAAAATCCAAATTACCGCGAGAAGCGTTGATTGAGATATCGGCAGGACGCAAGTGGTTAATGTCGGTATAAGCTTCATTGGATTCCGCGCTAAAACCATGACTCTTGGCCCACACGTGTTCGCGGTTCCAGTTATCTTGGTTATTGCTTTGAGTGCCAGAGCCGTTACTGTGTTTTGACATTGAGCGACCGCTGTACAGCAGGATCACGTTATCGGCATTCTCAGGGTCTTCGTCGGTATGGGTCAGTGCTGTCC
Proteins encoded in this region:
- a CDS encoding acetyl-CoA carboxylase biotin carboxylase subunit; the protein is MIKKILIANRGEIAVRIIRACAEMGIRSVAVYSDADRHALHVKRADEAYSLGDDPLAGYLSPQRLVSLAVEVGCDALHPGYGFLSENPELALLCAERGIKFIGPNADIIRRMGDKTEARRTMIAAGVPVTPGTEGNLRDLEQALEEAERIGYPVMLKATSGGGGRGIRRCDNPKELEQSYPRVISEATKAFGSAEVFLEKCIINPKHIEAQILADSHGNTVHLFERDCSIQRRNQKLIEIAPSPQITPEQRAYIGKMAVRAAQAVNYENAGTVEFLLAGDEIYFMEMNTRVQVEHTITEQITGIDIVREQIRIASGVPLSVKQEDIHYQGFALQFRINAEDPKNNFFPSFGRITRYYAPGGPGVRTDTAIYTGYVIPPYYDSMCLKLVVWSLNWEDALDRSLRALDDMRLQGVKTTATYYQQILRNPEFRTGEFNTSFVESHPELLDYSEKRAPEQLAIAIATAIAAYAGL
- the oadA gene encoding sodium-extruding oxaloacetate decarboxylase subunit alpha, coding for MSKKITVTETVLRDAHQSLLATRMRTEDMLPICPKLDKVGFWSLEVWGGATFDACLRFLKEDPWERLRKLRAALPNTRLQMLLRGQNLLGYRHYSDDVVRAFVERSAANGMDVFRVFDAMNDVRNLKTAVEAVKESGKHAQGTICYTTSPVHTVEKFVAQAKEMAAMGVDSIAVKDMAGLLTPFATGELIKALKDNVDLPVFLHAHDTAGVAAMCQLKAIENGADNIDTAIGTMAWGTSHPGTESMVAALRGTEYDTGLDLVALQEISTYFAEVRKKYHQFESAYTGVDTRVQVNQVPGGMMSNLANQLKEQGALNRIDEVFAEIPRVRKDLGYPPLVTPTSQIVGTQAVFNVLAGERYKTITNEVKLYLQGRYGKAPSQMNVELQQRAIGKEEIIDVRPADLLVPELDALRAQVSDLATSEEDVLSFAMFPEVARQFLSDRANGTLEPEPLLPIAQAGSAAGVEKKQGVPTEFVIDVHGESYHVDITGIGIKGSGKRHFYMSIDGLPEEVVFEPLGEYVTDGTAEKRRQASLPGDVTTSMPGNVVDVLVQIGDKVTAGQPVLVTEAMKMESEVTAPLAGTVTAINVKKGDRITPGDVLVEIE
- a CDS encoding LysR family transcriptional regulator; the protein is MQKSYMRITLRQLQVFQTVCEQRSYSRAAELLGLTQPAVSQQIRQLEDVLDQRLFEYVGKKLYRTDAADHLLTTTADVFQRFDVLDMQLSELRGTLQGEIRIAAESSAKYLLPHLLAAFQRQHANIYPILNVFNRAQTIKRLNENRDDLVIMTDVPADLDLEFMPFLNNPIVAVVPAGHILTQMPGDVPLKELQQFTLLRREHGSGTRKACEAFFHQKHIHFDNTIEFNSHEAQREGVSAGLGIALLPRYCVYRELRDGSLIELPIKELPLVRSWCLVHPRSRHLSPAAQAFENFIVQQRQLVSHIAAQFEV
- a CDS encoding fumarate hydratase encodes the protein MTIIKKADFIDSIEEALQYISYYHPLDFVKALEKAYHAEQSQAAKDAIAQILINSRMSAEGKRPICQDTGIVTCFVKIGMNVQWDSDMTVQEMVDEGTKRAYSSTTNPLRMSVVADPAGARKNTKTNGPAVVHIDMVPGDKVDVMIAAKGGGSENKTKMVMLNPSDDVAAWVEKMVPVMGAGWCPPGMLGIGIGGTAEKAAVMAKEALMDPVDIHELMAKGAETTEEKLRLDIFKRVNDLGIGAQGLGGLTTILDVKIKTAPTHAASKPVCIIPNCAATRHVHFHLDGTGPADLTPPKLEDWPEVTWEVGENVRRVNVNELKKADVADWKAGETVLLSGKILTGRDAAHKRIQDMLARGEDFPVEFKDRFIYYVGPVDAVGDEVVGPAGPTTSTRMDKFSDLMLEQAGLMGMIGKADRGEATVESIKKNKAVYLMAVGGAAYLVAKAIKAARTVAFADLGMEAIYEFDVVDMPVTVAVDSEGNNLHKTGPEIWKLKIAEMNK
- a CDS encoding anion permease, with product MNKKLVSWLVILAVGCGIWFTPVPTGVDPNAWHLLAVFVATVLGLILEPIPMGAVAICGIAATAVTGTLTIKDALTGFSNHVIWLIVMAFFISRAFIKSGLGARIGYIFMKLMGKRTLTLSYGLLITDTLLAPAIPSNTARTGGIVFPLANSVADAYGSRAEDGTSKKLGSFLMTTVFHGTCITGAMFLTGMAANPLAAKLAGDMGIEITWGGWALAAIVPGIVALLAMPLIAYLINKPEITATPQAPQIAAKALADMGKMKMSEWITLFTFIALIVLWIGGKTLGINGTTAAMVGLIILVNANVLSWDDVLKEKGAWNTLTWFSALVMMATFLNKLGLIKWFGGSIAASLTGLDWPIALAALVVIYFFIHYAFASSTAHVAALYAVFLAVAVQLGAPGLLAALIFGIVSNLMGCGTHYGTGPAPILFGAGHVSLPKWWGMGLIMGIAQLLIWGVVGGIWWKVIGLY
- a CDS encoding GNAT family N-acetyltransferase, coding for MDIIKASLADVPRMLAIYQHARQFMAANGNAQQWGDGYPAQAQLEQDIAKGHSYLCVDNGTVIATFYFAIEEEPTYQMIEDGTWLNARPYGVLHRIAVQSDKKGIATFCLNWCFELVGNMRIDTHEQNLPMRRVLEKLGYQYCGVIYVRDGSARLAYQKS
- a CDS encoding ExeM/NucH family extracellular endonuclease; translation: MKINLALQLSAVLVSASAFSADMVITGVVDGPLTGGIPKAVEIYVVNDISDLSRCGINLATNGAAAPAYHSTFSGTATAGSFLYASFEVPGFSAFFGFEPDQSTPTFNGDDVVQLQCDGVVIDSFGELGVDGTGTPWEYMDGWAHRNSGTTADGAQFNLANWSFSGPNALDDQTSNATAPTPYPLGSFVYGDDNGDTGTGGDTGTGGDTGTGGDTGTGGDTGTGGDTGTGSDTGTGGDTGTGGDTTPCFNCSELTPVADPASFSDAAYYAAAINAENSGADAATLKSAINSAISHGQKKLSYGEVWTALTHTDEDPENADNVILLYSGRSMSKHSNGSGTQSNNQDNWNREHVWAKSHGFSAESNEAYTDINHLRPADISINASRGNLDFDNSDNPLTEDPQNRIDGDSFEPRDAVKGDVARMLMYMDTRYEGNGDVTPDLVLVNHLTSGGAPELGLLCRMLEWAKQDPVDNFERKRNNAIYQYQGNRNPYIDHPEWISEVYGDAQCDGSDNGTGGDNGTGGNEPETPPEQPLTLGQCAADATLISAIQGNGDVSPLAGETVVIEGVVTSVNAGAKAFFVQEEAADEDGDANTSEAIYIYNRSQPMPAVGSVVRVMGAVSEYHEKTEITLSDMLNCGSGSITPLAITLPFSSKADMERLEGMLVTVDGDLMVTNNNSLGQYGEVTLSSKRLFTPTNLYKPGSAEAIALQQANALDQLVLDDGNSKSYPDSQRYPTGGLSAANSLRTGDLVTNLRGVIDFSYDVYRLIPTEEPQFIANNSRPEHPPVAVGDVSIASMNVLNLFNGDGNGAGFPTSRGADTAEEYERQVAKTVAAIIASNADIIGLMEIENDGFDANSAIADLVKRVNIKLGENAYAFINANGKVGTDEITVGMLYRPANVSTVGDVQLNLDSVFSRPPMAQGFKLVNSDEQFTVVVNHFKSKGCSNAKGADADQNDGQSCYNAKRVQQAQALLQWFATDETLSQQPNKVIIGDLNAYAKEDPVTTLTDAGFVDLINKFQADAGYSYQFDGLFGYMDHILVSAGLAETAVDAADWHINADEPTILDYNTESKSAQQLVDYYAADQYRVSDHDPVIATLKLIANNAPALCQHEITQRWQGGFQGVIRITNQSEETIKGWQVDWGYDNGDSVTNLWNGKLQGKGPYTVKNLSWNKEIAPGQTIEVGFNGSGDGQDTDVTGDICQAPVVKPHPGNGQVDQPTAQCAYQLTNSWPGGFQGAVKITNTGKVAIRGWQVAWSFLDNSTISSNWNALLNGDNPYNASNLEWNKTIAPGQTVEFGFIGNGSGQASAINGDICQ